From Paenibacillus graminis, a single genomic window includes:
- a CDS encoding phage tail tape measure protein, with product MGKDVVGARLSLDTSKMLPAFQAIDRGVKGNAETFKVLNQEITVTTKNYTSLAAAADKMVLTSDERRKKIMAESEALIKQRTAQADLLNTKKNQMDQANQIVNAKLAAQEAIVKKRYDAIEQQEREHQMRMETLQNKAAASAVKANAANGYSTSDKTRERVLMEEQNIRRKLIQLGETESQQARANAASYEQFWIKALRTREIKEAQLREKVLQEEQKIRRAMEQTANQTSKLSGSNIGGDMTSTTSAWASRLQQMAAHALVFNTVYRGIHEVQEALRVGLVDIESNMAGYVQTNEKYFLEYNEGTKEAVMNTKLLHDETTKFIQTAHDLGAEITDVTESARLWGRMYKDAGVVQEMVRKSTMLSTVDLVSLEDATKSMESTLAQYGVQVKDANDAAVLGGRILDSWSKVAHDTMAPAKDLGAAFERTGKIAAETGVSFDMMNGLISSGIRNTALSGENLGNMWKTVLGTIRTDKAVKEIESLGVATKEVVDGKEQWRRADDILLDLSTKVIDKNYDLTKSYADISRGVYQYAKLAASLNAGDILLGTAASIGSTGSTLEYLKVQMDTISRKAAQTKASLLEIFNNAGDDGLRKTIKDVMDAIDQLLIGLTKVPAGVFEGTAALAGLLLAYKTLRAPIMNVVTAIEVLTAAKTAETTAVTTNTVANEVNIVTSQGATLTTVQRKAATEGAVIAQGTLTTATEGATAATAAMTAAQATSTVTMAAATAGLSLLAGAIAIYIFQSGKAEKAERDRIQQMKDDEAASQQMISQYQRQIELLPKLVDAHKSLEASLQSANLSQQKQAQVKKQLDEVSQALVITLGKEGAKQLESAGYTDKAVQTQVEALNKLILKQNEARQNVLKDQQADLYDQQKQKINEITEATKELERVQKIIANPIGKALGTGEFKKDAAELEEKIKTLEQENNKLTLSITDVGVSLGQAAVEFDQFAGKAGTSSESAQDQAQVLSDLREQIEGNGTAISEMNTLLKEMTGEQSLNASAAADLILKYPQLATEIYKTADGWKFEKDAVEVLRKAKIQKAIDDLKSEKASSFNTRLAIDERLKAYGIEAEAIKSLAQLKAAVNGVTSDVLSSGDDLKYFKPAFKDKGGILDEKAKQEAAAKSELDKIYDSYAKEQIDYQNKINALSALYKDPGFGVSADKEKKEKSGKSAAEKAADKAKKDAEQAAREAAEARKEAYAEDLDNFKYIAERQNWTIDQQAAGYERLKKRHATYLAEDKDAMKQWSRDVVALSDKRYDEDKANLEKKTERMRQANLQEVEMVKVSLDFYTKEEKKSYLTAGQKAEAQKQVYDLTKQYNELRYSNSINWIDKESKKMEMAGKSKVEIINMELSAFQRMAKDKNRTAEQGFALEQSIYEQKKALIEQGFSDFQKDLNHRKAIGEVNTAQELQEWLKTQAMYRVGTEQRLEADEQVYALRQKLIEDETKTVETLGSTYKSKIESARDAAIKAIEAERDAYVAGKDAEIKAIDDLLSKQQELNADVDFATALAEKQARLALLASAVGPDGITERKQVQKDIEKLQLDHDRDLAKRSLEEQKKAIEDERDTKKAAFDRDIETAKSHYEDLISAFERFSSDTANRAEVLKNIQVLKESEKNAEILAQLDQFILDYQAKMSAINALSPSVNNAAITSIVTNGAVGVGGIAQKTSDVLEYNANKDAWDAAKKSGNKAEMERLAARNEELRKKYGIIKDTGKLQSFKEGGKILGPRGESVMVKGHAGEIVMNERQQDNLLKLMNFRMPSLNFSMPQFSMPAASGGSNPQQIHNHFELSSGDNYFENQSDIKVYWNERDNFVRRAQARSGAK from the coding sequence ATGGGCAAAGACGTAGTTGGAGCTAGACTTAGCCTTGATACTTCGAAAATGTTGCCAGCATTCCAGGCAATTGACCGAGGCGTTAAAGGCAATGCAGAGACCTTCAAAGTACTGAATCAAGAGATAACCGTTACCACAAAGAACTATACTTCTTTGGCAGCAGCAGCCGATAAAATGGTACTAACATCTGACGAACGGCGAAAGAAGATTATGGCTGAGTCCGAAGCATTGATAAAACAACGGACGGCTCAGGCTGACTTGCTTAATACAAAGAAAAACCAAATGGACCAAGCGAATCAAATCGTAAATGCCAAACTAGCGGCACAAGAGGCCATCGTAAAGAAAAGGTACGATGCCATTGAACAGCAAGAGCGAGAACATCAAATGAGGATGGAAACACTCCAAAACAAAGCTGCAGCCAGTGCGGTAAAAGCAAATGCAGCTAATGGGTACAGTACATCAGACAAGACCCGAGAACGCGTACTAATGGAAGAACAAAACATTCGACGTAAGCTAATCCAACTAGGGGAAACAGAAAGCCAACAAGCCCGGGCTAATGCTGCATCATACGAGCAGTTTTGGATTAAGGCCTTGCGGACGCGCGAGATCAAAGAAGCGCAATTGCGAGAGAAGGTCCTCCAGGAAGAACAAAAGATTCGCCGTGCTATGGAACAGACGGCCAATCAGACAAGTAAACTTTCCGGGTCTAATATTGGCGGGGATATGACCTCGACCACATCAGCATGGGCTTCCAGGCTGCAACAAATGGCAGCGCATGCCCTTGTATTCAATACTGTTTACCGAGGCATCCACGAAGTACAGGAAGCCCTAAGAGTCGGTTTGGTGGACATTGAATCGAACATGGCCGGATATGTGCAGACCAACGAAAAGTATTTCTTGGAGTACAACGAAGGCACGAAAGAAGCAGTAATGAATACAAAATTGCTTCACGATGAAACAACTAAGTTTATTCAAACAGCCCATGACCTGGGAGCTGAGATTACCGATGTAACCGAATCAGCACGTCTTTGGGGCCGTATGTACAAAGATGCAGGCGTAGTGCAGGAAATGGTCCGGAAGTCCACTATGCTGTCCACAGTCGATCTAGTAAGCCTAGAAGACGCCACAAAGAGTATGGAGTCTACATTGGCACAGTATGGCGTTCAAGTCAAAGACGCTAATGATGCTGCCGTGCTCGGTGGGCGCATTCTGGATTCCTGGTCAAAAGTAGCACATGACACGATGGCTCCGGCTAAAGATTTGGGAGCTGCCTTTGAACGAACAGGTAAAATTGCTGCCGAAACAGGCGTTTCATTTGATATGATGAACGGTTTGATTTCATCCGGTATCCGCAACACTGCCCTATCCGGGGAGAACCTAGGTAACATGTGGAAGACGGTTCTCGGTACGATTCGCACAGATAAAGCCGTCAAAGAAATCGAGAGCCTTGGCGTTGCAACAAAAGAAGTCGTTGACGGAAAGGAACAATGGCGTAGAGCTGACGATATCTTGCTTGACCTTTCCACGAAGGTTATCGATAAGAACTATGATTTGACAAAATCCTATGCCGATATCTCGCGAGGGGTCTATCAATACGCGAAACTGGCTGCGTCATTGAATGCTGGCGATATCTTGCTTGGAACAGCGGCATCCATCGGCTCTACCGGATCAACCCTAGAATACCTCAAGGTACAGATGGATACGATTAGCCGGAAAGCGGCACAGACCAAAGCGTCCTTACTTGAAATATTCAATAATGCCGGTGATGACGGATTACGAAAGACAATTAAAGATGTCATGGACGCCATTGACCAACTATTGATTGGTTTAACCAAAGTGCCAGCAGGAGTTTTTGAAGGAACAGCCGCATTAGCTGGATTACTACTTGCGTACAAAACACTGAGAGCGCCGATTATGAACGTTGTAACAGCCATTGAGGTCCTGACGGCAGCAAAAACTGCCGAAACAACGGCAGTAACCACCAACACGGTTGCCAATGAGGTGAATATCGTCACCTCGCAGGGAGCAACACTCACAACGGTCCAGAGGAAAGCCGCAACGGAAGGAGCGGTAATTGCTCAGGGTACTCTGACAACAGCCACGGAGGGAGCTACAGCAGCCACAGCAGCCATGACAGCAGCACAAGCGACGTCAACGGTTACGATGGCAGCAGCAACCGCTGGACTGTCGCTGCTGGCGGGCGCTATAGCAATCTATATCTTCCAGAGTGGCAAAGCTGAAAAGGCCGAACGAGATCGTATTCAGCAAATGAAAGATGATGAGGCTGCGAGCCAACAAATGATTAGCCAATACCAGCGGCAAATCGAGCTTTTGCCGAAACTTGTTGACGCGCATAAGTCTTTGGAAGCGTCTCTTCAATCAGCAAATCTTTCTCAACAAAAGCAGGCGCAGGTTAAAAAACAACTCGATGAAGTGTCTCAGGCGCTGGTTATTACCCTGGGCAAAGAAGGAGCCAAGCAACTTGAATCAGCCGGATACACAGACAAAGCCGTCCAAACTCAAGTAGAGGCGCTCAATAAACTCATCCTAAAGCAGAATGAAGCGAGACAAAATGTCCTGAAGGATCAACAAGCTGATTTGTATGATCAGCAGAAGCAAAAGATAAACGAAATTACCGAAGCTACTAAAGAACTTGAAAGAGTGCAGAAAATAATTGCTAATCCGATTGGCAAGGCCTTGGGTACAGGAGAATTTAAAAAAGATGCAGCAGAGTTAGAAGAAAAAATCAAAACGTTAGAACAAGAAAACAATAAACTTACTCTCTCGATAACAGATGTAGGTGTATCTTTAGGTCAAGCTGCTGTTGAATTTGATCAATTCGCCGGAAAGGCGGGTACATCATCAGAATCTGCCCAGGATCAAGCACAAGTGTTGTCTGATCTTCGAGAACAAATCGAGGGCAATGGAACTGCGATTAGTGAAATGAATACCCTGTTGAAAGAAATGACCGGGGAGCAGTCCCTTAACGCTTCGGCAGCAGCAGATTTGATTTTGAAATACCCACAATTGGCTACAGAAATATATAAGACAGCCGATGGATGGAAGTTTGAAAAAGACGCTGTTGAAGTCTTGAGAAAAGCCAAAATACAAAAGGCGATTGACGATCTTAAGTCTGAAAAGGCCTCGTCCTTTAACACCAGATTGGCGATTGACGAGCGCCTTAAAGCTTATGGGATAGAAGCTGAAGCAATTAAAAGCCTAGCTCAGTTGAAAGCGGCTGTGAATGGCGTTACTTCTGATGTATTGTCATCGGGCGATGATTTGAAGTACTTCAAACCAGCATTCAAAGATAAAGGCGGCATCCTGGATGAAAAGGCCAAACAGGAAGCGGCGGCTAAAAGTGAACTGGATAAGATATATGATTCTTATGCTAAGGAACAAATTGATTACCAAAATAAAATAAATGCATTGAGTGCTCTATATAAGGACCCGGGTTTTGGTGTAAGTGCAGATAAAGAAAAGAAAGAGAAAAGCGGAAAAAGCGCTGCTGAGAAGGCGGCAGACAAGGCGAAGAAGGATGCTGAACAAGCCGCCAGAGAAGCAGCAGAGGCGCGAAAAGAAGCATATGCTGAAGACCTGGATAACTTTAAATACATCGCCGAGCGCCAAAACTGGACCATAGATCAACAAGCAGCCGGTTATGAACGACTCAAGAAGCGGCATGCAACATACCTAGCGGAAGACAAGGACGCTATGAAGCAGTGGAGCCGCGATGTTGTCGCCCTTAGTGATAAGCGGTATGACGAAGACAAGGCGAACCTAGAAAAGAAGACAGAACGGATGCGCCAGGCTAACCTTCAAGAGGTTGAAATGGTAAAGGTTTCGCTCGACTTTTACACCAAGGAAGAGAAGAAGTCTTATCTTACTGCGGGTCAAAAAGCCGAGGCTCAAAAGCAAGTCTATGACTTGACTAAGCAATACAACGAGCTACGCTATTCCAACTCCATCAACTGGATCGACAAAGAATCTAAAAAAATGGAGATGGCCGGAAAGAGTAAGGTCGAAATTATCAACATGGAGCTGTCGGCCTTTCAGCGCATGGCAAAAGACAAGAACAGAACGGCAGAGCAAGGCTTTGCTCTAGAACAGAGTATCTATGAACAAAAGAAGGCTCTGATTGAACAAGGCTTCTCGGACTTCCAGAAGGACTTGAACCACCGTAAGGCTATAGGAGAAGTCAATACAGCCCAGGAATTGCAGGAGTGGTTAAAAACCCAAGCCATGTACCGCGTAGGCACAGAGCAGCGCCTAGAAGCTGACGAGCAGGTATATGCACTCCGGCAGAAGTTGATTGAAGATGAAACGAAGACTGTTGAGACTTTAGGGTCCACCTATAAGTCTAAAATCGAATCCGCGCGGGATGCAGCAATCAAAGCAATTGAGGCGGAACGGGATGCCTATGTGGCTGGGAAAGATGCTGAGATTAAAGCAATTGATGATTTACTCAGCAAACAGCAAGAGTTAAATGCAGATGTAGATTTTGCAACTGCCTTAGCAGAAAAACAAGCGCGACTGGCATTGCTGGCTTCAGCAGTTGGCCCGGACGGAATTACGGAGCGTAAGCAGGTTCAAAAGGACATTGAGAAGTTGCAGCTGGACCACGACCGCGATTTGGCAAAGCGGAGTCTTGAAGAACAAAAAAAAGCAATAGAGGACGAGCGAGACACCAAAAAAGCGGCATTTGATAGGGATATTGAAACTGCCAAATCTCATTATGAGGATCTGATTTCAGCATTCGAAAGATTTTCTTCGGACACTGCAAACCGTGCCGAAGTCCTGAAAAACATTCAGGTACTCAAAGAATCTGAGAAGAATGCTGAGATATTAGCTCAATTGGATCAATTTATCTTGGACTATCAAGCAAAGATGAGTGCAATAAATGCTCTGTCACCTTCCGTAAACAATGCTGCTATTACTTCCATCGTGACAAACGGTGCTGTGGGTGTAGGAGGTATAGCACAAAAGACTTCAGATGTACTTGAATACAACGCCAACAAAGACGCCTGGGATGCAGCCAAGAAATCAGGGAATAAAGCAGAGATGGAAAGACTAGCTGCACGTAATGAGGAATTACGTAAGAAATACGGAATCATCAAAGATACTGGAAAACTCCAAAGCTTCAAGGAAGGTGGGAAAATACTAGGACCACGCGGAGAATCGGTGATGGTAAAAGGGCATGCTGGTGAAATTGTTATGAATGAGCGCCAACAGGATAACTTGCTCAAATTAATGAATTTCAGAATGCCATCACTAAATTTCTCAATGCCTCAGTTTTCGATGCCAGCGGCATCAGGGGGTTCAAATCCGCAGCAAATACACAACCATTTCGAACTATCCTCAGGAGATAATTACTTTGAGAACCAATCAGATATTAAGGTTTATTGGAATGAGAGAGATAATTTTGTTCGAAGAGCACAGGCCAGATCGGGGGCGAAATAA